A region of Sulfurovum sp. DNA encodes the following proteins:
- the uvrB gene encoding excinuclease ABC subunit UvrB yields MPNFTVKSPYKPSGDQPQAIDTLSQSIEKGNRYQTLLGVTGSGKTYTMAKIIEKTKKPTLIMTHNKTLAAQLYSEFKAFFPNNHVEYFISYYDYYQPEAYLPRQDLFIEKDSSINQELERLRLSTTASLLSHDDVIVIASVSANYGLGSPEDYRSIVQKLCVGETYNQKELLLRLVDMGYKRNDEFFDIGNFRVSGEVIDIYPAYSDEYAIRVEFFTDEIEDIYTFNSLTGEKEASMKEATIYSANQFIVGKEKLTHAIKTIEEELSERLVYFQREERMAEYSRLKQRTEFDLEMLEATGICKGIENYSRHLTGKKPGETPYSMMDYFEIMHEDYLVIVDESHVSLPQFRGMYAGDRSRKEVLVDHGFRLPSALDNRPLRFEEYINKAPHYLFVSATPSDLELELSSTIAEQVVRPTGLLDPEIEVIDSTYQVENLHDRMKPVIEQDERVLITVLTKKMAEELTSYYNDLGLRCKYMHSDLDAIERNQIIRSLRLGEFDILVGINLLREGLDLPEVSLVAILDADKEGFLRSKTSLIQTAGRAARNANGKVLMYAKKMTDSMKTTIEITQKRREKQVAYNKKYNITPKTTIRELDTNLKVEDAGELYNKRDKLDRMPKGERQKLIKEIKAKMLAAAKNLEFEEAARLRDEIAKIKKL; encoded by the coding sequence TTGCCAAACTTTACCGTTAAGAGCCCCTACAAGCCTTCTGGAGATCAACCTCAAGCTATCGATACATTGTCCCAATCTATTGAAAAAGGCAACCGCTATCAAACCTTATTGGGTGTAACTGGTTCTGGTAAAACCTATACAATGGCAAAGATCATCGAAAAGACCAAAAAACCTACACTCATTATGACACATAACAAGACACTAGCAGCACAACTTTACTCAGAATTTAAAGCTTTTTTTCCTAACAATCATGTAGAGTATTTTATCTCTTATTATGACTACTATCAGCCTGAAGCCTACCTGCCAAGACAAGATCTCTTCATCGAAAAAGATAGTTCAATCAATCAGGAGTTAGAACGTTTAAGACTAAGTACTACTGCTTCTTTGCTAAGTCATGACGATGTCATTGTTATTGCTTCAGTCTCAGCAAACTATGGGCTTGGATCACCTGAAGACTACCGATCTATTGTCCAAAAACTCTGTGTGGGCGAAACATACAATCAAAAAGAGCTTCTATTACGCTTGGTTGACATGGGCTATAAACGTAACGATGAATTCTTCGATATTGGAAACTTTCGTGTCAGTGGTGAGGTAATTGATATCTACCCTGCCTACTCTGATGAATATGCTATCCGTGTGGAATTTTTTACAGACGAAATAGAAGATATCTACACCTTCAACTCTCTTACAGGAGAGAAAGAGGCATCAATGAAGGAGGCAACTATCTACTCTGCCAATCAATTTATTGTTGGCAAAGAGAAGCTTACACATGCTATCAAAACCATCGAAGAGGAACTGAGTGAACGATTGGTGTATTTTCAAAGAGAAGAGCGTATGGCAGAATATAGTCGCCTTAAACAACGTACTGAATTTGACCTTGAAATGCTAGAAGCCACTGGTATCTGCAAAGGTATCGAGAACTACTCACGTCACTTAACTGGTAAAAAACCTGGAGAAACTCCTTACTCAATGATGGACTACTTTGAAATAATGCATGAGGATTACCTGGTTATCGTTGATGAATCACATGTCTCTCTACCACAGTTTCGTGGCATGTATGCTGGAGACCGTAGCCGTAAGGAGGTACTAGTAGATCATGGTTTTCGCCTTCCTTCTGCACTTGACAATCGTCCACTACGTTTTGAGGAGTATATCAACAAGGCACCTCACTACCTTTTTGTTTCTGCCACCCCTTCTGATCTGGAATTAGAACTCTCTAGTACCATTGCCGAACAGGTTGTCAGACCTACTGGGTTACTTGATCCCGAAATAGAAGTCATTGATAGTACCTATCAAGTTGAAAATCTACATGACCGCATGAAACCAGTCATTGAGCAGGATGAACGAGTACTCATTACTGTATTAACAAAAAAAATGGCAGAGGAACTGACAAGCTATTACAACGATCTTGGGCTTAGGTGTAAATATATGCACTCCGATCTTGATGCAATCGAACGAAATCAGATTATTCGCTCCTTGCGTCTAGGAGAGTTTGATATTCTAGTAGGAATCAACTTGCTCAGAGAAGGACTCGACCTACCTGAAGTCTCACTGGTTGCCATTCTTGATGCAGACAAAGAGGGTTTTCTTCGTTCTAAAACTTCCCTTATACAGACTGCCGGACGTGCTGCCCGTAATGCCAATGGGAAGGTTCTGATGTATGCCAAAAAGATGACTGACTCAATGAAAACAACTATCGAAATTACCCAAAAGCGTAGAGAAAAACAAGTTGCTTATAACAAAAAATATAACATCACACCCAAAACCACCATTAGAGAGCTTGATACCAATCTCAAGGTTGAAGATGCTGGAGAGCTTTACAATAAACGTGATAAACTTGATCGTATGCCCAAAGGTGAACGCCAAAAACTTATTAAAGAAATTAAAGCTAAGATGCTTGCGGCAGCCAAAAATCTAGAGTTTGAAGAAGCAGCAAGACTACGTGATGAAATTGCAAAGATAAAGAAACTTTGA
- a CDS encoding NUDIX domain-containing protein, with protein MKSKITNFRLEPLKKSHFIQTALACYEQCGITKNWEVVEAHDSVAILLYHLEKKTFILVKQFRPAVYLNNEDGNTVELCAGIVDKDLSLIQIAIEEIEEECGYRVPLNTIERVTAFHTSVGFAGSKQTLYYAEVDSKMQVSNGGGIDDELIEVLEVPVDEMETLIYNESVAKTPGLMFAFMWWKQKYT; from the coding sequence ATGAAGAGCAAAATCACAAACTTCAGGCTTGAACCTTTAAAGAAGTCACACTTTATACAGACAGCACTGGCATGCTATGAACAGTGCGGTATTACTAAAAACTGGGAGGTTGTTGAGGCACACGATAGTGTGGCAATACTACTTTACCATCTAGAAAAAAAGACCTTTATTCTCGTTAAACAGTTTCGTCCTGCTGTCTACTTGAACAATGAGGATGGAAATACGGTAGAACTTTGTGCAGGCATTGTTGATAAGGACCTTTCCCTTATACAGATTGCCATTGAAGAGATAGAAGAAGAGTGTGGTTACCGTGTACCTCTAAATACCATAGAGCGTGTAACCGCATTTCATACATCTGTTGGTTTTGCAGGAAGTAAACAGACATTGTACTATGCTGAAGTAGATAGCAAAATGCAAGTCTCCAATGGTGGTGGAATCGATGATGAACTGATTGAGGTACTTGAAGTACCTGTTGACGAAATGGAAACCTTGATCTATAATGAATCTGTTGCCAAAACACCTGGGCTAATGTTTGCCTTTATGTGGTGGAAACAGAAATATACATAA
- a CDS encoding peptidoglycan DD-metalloendopeptidase family protein, protein MKIIILCLLWTTLVLSMKVDYKQWKKNQTFSDYLGTNHISKSLLQSISDEDKKFLLEIRSNSKYCELKDKNGILYQVLIPINEEMQIHLFKKPHLDEYGFDIISVTYQNKEYFGKITVERNPYSDALSSIQSPQLAKRLSLALDSSDIDTQSLQKGDEIAFIYMQKTRLGELYAMPKIQLIKISTRKKEQYVYTDGDGYGYKEVKRKKSGNKKVVYGRRSRTSKRGRFGMPLRHTQITSGFSYRRWHPLLHRYRPHQGTDFRARKGTPLRAVNDGRIIFSGWMGGYGRVVKIRHAGGYVSLYAHQSRIRVKRGQRVRKGQIIGYSGNSGRSTGPHLHFGLTRYGHWINPMRVLRKKSIGNAVLKKFAITDIEKSKEKLNVYLANNTPSYIWGQEWFSRKLRDTEVVEVVENEEQNHKLQA, encoded by the coding sequence ATGAAAATAATCATTTTGTGTCTACTCTGGACTACTTTAGTGCTCAGTATGAAAGTGGACTATAAACAATGGAAAAAGAATCAAACTTTTTCAGACTATCTTGGCACAAATCATATTTCAAAAAGCCTACTCCAATCGATCTCAGACGAGGATAAAAAATTTCTTCTTGAGATACGTAGCAATAGCAAATACTGTGAATTAAAAGATAAAAATGGGATACTCTACCAAGTGCTTATTCCCATCAATGAAGAGATGCAGATACATCTTTTCAAAAAGCCCCATTTGGATGAATATGGGTTTGATATCATCTCGGTTACCTATCAAAATAAAGAGTACTTTGGGAAAATAACAGTAGAGCGTAACCCCTACAGTGATGCACTAAGCAGTATTCAATCTCCTCAACTTGCAAAACGTCTTTCCTTGGCTCTTGATAGTAGTGATATTGATACCCAAAGTCTGCAAAAAGGTGATGAAATTGCATTTATCTATATGCAAAAAACACGGCTTGGAGAGCTTTATGCCATGCCAAAAATCCAACTCATAAAAATCAGTACAAGAAAAAAAGAGCAATATGTCTATACCGATGGAGATGGGTATGGATACAAAGAGGTAAAAAGAAAAAAATCAGGCAACAAAAAGGTTGTCTATGGTCGTCGTAGTCGTACGTCAAAAAGAGGTAGATTTGGTATGCCGCTAAGGCATACACAAATTACATCAGGGTTTTCATATCGACGTTGGCACCCCCTTTTACATCGATATCGCCCTCATCAAGGAACTGATTTTAGAGCACGCAAAGGTACACCTTTGCGTGCTGTCAATGATGGAAGAATCATATTTTCCGGATGGATGGGTGGCTACGGACGTGTTGTTAAGATTAGGCATGCAGGGGGGTATGTCTCGCTTTATGCCCATCAAAGCCGCATTAGAGTTAAACGGGGGCAACGTGTCAGAAAAGGGCAAATTATCGGATATTCAGGAAACTCTGGACGAAGTACTGGTCCACACCTCCATTTTGGCTTAACAAGATATGGGCACTGGATTAACCCAATGAGAGTATTAAGAAAAAAATCAATTGGAAATGCAGTACTAAAAAAATTTGCAATAACAGATATAGAAAAGAGTAAGGAAAAACTTAATGTATACCTTGCAAATAATACTCCATCCTATATCTGGGGACAAGAGTGGTTTTCTAGAAAACTACGAGATACAGAAGTTGTAGAGGTTGTAGAGAATGAAGAGCAAAATCACAAACTTCAGGCTTGA
- a CDS encoding ATP-binding cassette domain-containing protein gives MINMTLQKELYGSQGMMTLFVKQSVNKGDFIVIMGESGAGKSTLLRILAGLESANGDIVVDGEVWQNKTSTLSIQQRNVGFVFQDFALFDNMSVKENLMFVSTDNKLADELLETMEITGLDNQNVQYLSSGQKQRVALARALMRRPKLLLLDEPLSSLDPRMRHKLSIHIKELHMRFNMTTLMVSHDIAEAKKLATKLWFIEEGEVKTYPLNYLEHHDYTTNLI, from the coding sequence ATGATCAATATGACACTACAAAAAGAGTTATATGGCAGTCAAGGCATGATGACACTCTTTGTAAAACAATCTGTCAACAAGGGAGACTTTATTGTTATTATGGGAGAGAGTGGTGCAGGAAAGAGTACTCTACTACGAATACTTGCTGGACTTGAAAGTGCTAACGGAGATATAGTTGTTGATGGTGAAGTATGGCAAAACAAAACAAGTACACTATCTATACAGCAACGAAATGTTGGTTTTGTCTTTCAAGACTTTGCACTTTTTGACAATATGTCTGTTAAAGAAAATCTCATGTTTGTCAGTACTGACAACAAACTGGCAGATGAGCTACTGGAGACAATGGAAATAACGGGATTAGATAACCAAAATGTACAATATCTTAGCAGTGGACAAAAACAACGAGTTGCATTGGCACGCGCACTGATGCGTCGTCCAAAACTACTACTACTCGATGAGCCCCTAAGCAGTCTTGATCCACGTATGCGACATAAACTCTCAATACATATCAAAGAACTTCATATGCGTTTTAATATGACCACACTAATGGTAAGCCACGATATAGCTGAAGCAAAAAAATTGGCAACAAAACTTTGGTTTATTGAAGAAGGAGAGGTTAAAACGTATCCGCTTAATTACCTTGAACATCACGACTACACAACCAATTTAATCTAA
- the modB gene encoding molybdate ABC transporter permease subunit has translation MYSLKLAFLTTLILFMVALPFAWWLSRTHARYKPFLEALTALPIVLPPSVLGFYLLVIFSPNSPVGSFIESLLGEKLVFTFTGLVVASCFYSLPFMVQPLQNGFESLNQHMIEASYLAGKSHWKTLRYVALPNIKPFLITALIMTFAHTVGEFGVVLMVGGSIPGETKVASVAIYELVEIMAYDTAHIYAAILLGLSFLVLLGVYVYNHRRRKNLLKVVP, from the coding sequence TTGTACTCTCTTAAACTGGCATTTTTAACCACACTAATTCTTTTTATGGTTGCACTTCCATTTGCATGGTGGCTCTCTCGGACTCATGCTAGATATAAGCCTTTTCTTGAAGCCTTAACAGCACTTCCAATTGTACTTCCTCCCTCAGTATTGGGATTCTATCTACTTGTGATATTTTCACCCAACTCACCTGTGGGTAGTTTTATTGAGTCACTTTTGGGGGAAAAGCTAGTATTTACCTTTACTGGACTGGTTGTGGCAAGCTGTTTTTATTCGCTGCCATTTATGGTACAACCACTTCAAAATGGTTTTGAATCACTCAACCAACACATGATAGAAGCGAGCTATTTGGCAGGAAAAAGTCACTGGAAGACATTGCGTTATGTAGCGCTTCCTAACATTAAACCCTTTCTGATCACAGCACTCATCATGACTTTTGCCCATACAGTTGGTGAATTTGGGGTAGTACTAATGGTGGGTGGCTCCATTCCTGGTGAAACCAAAGTAGCCTCTGTAGCAATCTATGAACTGGTTGAGATTATGGCATATGACACAGCACATATCTATGCAGCAATATTACTTGGTTTAAGTTTTTTGGTGTTATTGGGTGTCTATGTTTATAACCATCGTCGTCGTAAAAACCTTTTAAAGGTAGTACCATGA
- the modA gene encoding molybdate ABC transporter substrate-binding protein produces the protein MYKLILVSWLLLSVTYGETIYIALAANMGEAIKALVTKFEQQYPQIHVKYTIGGSGKLATQIANGAPFDLFLSANMDYPKKLYEEGHTVGVPIVYAQGTLVLFSIKPKEMKKNLQLLTSPSVSHIAIANPKTAPYGVAAVEALKNTKLYDTLYSKLVYGESIAQTLTYVLHGADVGIVAKSSLFSPQMKHFKEGVNWIDVPTKLHTPISQGMVLLKRATNHSQAKLFFTFMQSTDAKKILTQYGYHVL, from the coding sequence ATGTATAAACTAATTTTAGTCTCATGGCTACTTCTCTCTGTCACATATGGAGAAACAATCTACATTGCACTAGCTGCCAATATGGGTGAGGCGATCAAAGCACTGGTGACAAAGTTTGAACAACAATACCCACAAATTCATGTCAAATACACCATAGGAGGAAGTGGAAAACTAGCAACACAGATTGCCAATGGTGCACCATTTGATCTATTTCTCTCTGCCAATATGGACTACCCCAAAAAGCTCTATGAAGAGGGTCACACAGTAGGAGTACCCATAGTCTATGCACAAGGTACACTGGTACTGTTTTCCATTAAACCCAAAGAGATGAAGAAAAATCTACAACTATTGACCTCCCCATCAGTCAGTCACATTGCTATTGCCAACCCCAAAACAGCGCCCTACGGTGTTGCAGCAGTAGAAGCATTAAAAAATACCAAGCTCTATGATACATTATATTCAAAACTTGTCTATGGTGAATCTATTGCTCAAACACTTACTTATGTACTTCATGGTGCCGATGTAGGAATTGTAGCAAAGTCATCACTTTTTTCTCCTCAAATGAAACACTTTAAAGAGGGAGTTAACTGGATTGATGTGCCAACCAAGCTCCATACACCCATTTCACAAGGCATGGTTTTACTAAAACGTGCAACCAATCACAGTCAAGCAAAGCTATTTTTTACATTTATGCAAAGTACCGATGCTAAAAAGATACTCACCCAATATGGATACCACGTACTATGA